A genomic region of Desulfuromonas sp. contains the following coding sequences:
- the thiD gene encoding bifunctional hydroxymethylpyrimidine kinase/phosphomethylpyrimidine kinase: protein MISGLYIITDGDEDGRLAERTRAAIAGGARIVQYRDKGRPEAEKLAAARRIGEICRRSGATYIVNDSPQLAREAGADGVHLGQGDGTVAAAREILGPKGIVGVSTRTAEQARAAQAQGANYIGLGSMFPTATKDDAVHVGVDRLRQVRREVALPIVAIGGIDREGACEVIDAGADAVAVVSAVMADPDPALAAREIALLFNRIDPLRRARVLTVAGSDSGGGAGIQADLKTVSLLGGYGASAITALTAQNTLGVHGIHPVPAGFVAEQIETVLSDIGADAVKTGMLLSAEIIRATARALAERHLPIVVDPVMIAKGGAALLQDEAIAALLEELLPLTYLLTPNLPEAQALTGIAVTDEAGMEKAARRLQEMGARNVLLKGGHLEGEAVDLLLEGGRVRRYAAPRLETPNTHGTGCTYAAAVATCLAGGEPLPVAVAKAKTFITEAIRTALPLGSGHGPVNHWEAANTLRDDRPETKGFQP from the coding sequence ATGATCAGCGGACTCTACATCATCACCGACGGCGACGAGGACGGCCGCCTCGCCGAGCGGACCCGGGCGGCCATCGCCGGGGGAGCGCGCATCGTCCAGTACCGGGACAAGGGGCGCCCCGAGGCGGAGAAGCTCGCCGCGGCCCGCCGCATCGGCGAGATCTGCCGCCGGTCCGGGGCGACCTATATCGTCAACGACTCCCCGCAGCTCGCCCGCGAGGCGGGGGCCGACGGCGTCCACCTCGGCCAGGGGGACGGCACCGTCGCCGCGGCCCGCGAGATCCTCGGTCCGAAGGGGATCGTCGGCGTCTCCACCCGCACCGCCGAGCAGGCCCGCGCCGCCCAGGCGCAGGGAGCGAACTACATCGGCCTGGGGAGCATGTTCCCCACGGCCACCAAGGACGACGCGGTCCACGTCGGGGTCGACCGGTTGCGCCAGGTGCGCCGCGAGGTCGCCCTGCCGATCGTCGCCATCGGCGGCATCGACCGCGAGGGGGCCTGCGAGGTCATCGACGCCGGGGCCGACGCGGTGGCGGTCGTCTCCGCGGTCATGGCCGACCCCGACCCGGCCCTCGCGGCCCGGGAGATCGCCCTCCTCTTCAACCGGATCGACCCCCTGCGGCGGGCCCGGGTCCTCACCGTGGCCGGCTCCGACTCGGGAGGCGGGGCGGGCATCCAGGCCGACCTGAAGACGGTTTCCCTGCTCGGGGGCTACGGGGCGAGCGCCATCACCGCGCTGACCGCCCAGAACACCCTCGGGGTCCATGGCATTCACCCGGTGCCGGCCGGCTTCGTCGCCGAGCAGATCGAGACGGTCCTCTCGGACATCGGCGCCGACGCCGTCAAGACCGGCATGCTCCTCTCGGCCGAGATCATCCGGGCGACGGCCAGGGCGCTCGCGGAGCGGCACCTGCCGATCGTCGTCGATCCGGTAATGATCGCCAAGGGGGGCGCCGCCCTGCTGCAGGACGAGGCGATCGCCGCCCTGCTCGAAGAGCTCCTCCCCCTGACCTACCTCCTCACCCCCAACCTCCCCGAGGCGCAGGCCCTGACCGGGATAGCGGTGACCGACGAGGCCGGGATGGAGAAAGCCGCCCGCCGGCTGCAGGAGATGGGCGCCCGCAACGTCCTTCTCAAGGGAGGCCACCTGGAGGGGGAAGCCGTCGACCTGCTGCTCGAAGGCGGCCGGGTCCGCCGCTACGCCGCGCCGCGCCTGGAGACGCCCAACACCCACGGGACGGGGTGCACCTACGCGGCGGCGGTCGCCACCTGTCTCGCCGGGGGCGAGCCGCTGCCCGTCGCGGTGGCGAAGGCCAAGACGTTCATCACCGAGGCGATCCGCACCGCCCTCCCCCTCGGCTCGGGACACGGCCCCGTCAACCACTGGGAGGCGGCGAATACCCTCAGGGACGACCGCCCGGAAACCAAAGGATTTCAACCCTAA